The Mixophyes fleayi isolate aMixFle1 chromosome 1, aMixFle1.hap1, whole genome shotgun sequence genome includes a region encoding these proteins:
- the LOC142157417 gene encoding protein FAM200C-like has protein sequence MTSNRKRIYQEEFLDYGFTEIDDKGIMKPQCVVCLKVLTAESFKKSQLKKHLDNLHPHLSSKPREYFANLEMSVKRQRLDSNLRGTFNQRSASKASFEVAWLIARNKKPYTIGEELVKPAALKMAEIMCGQNEAKKLNSVPLSARVVKGRISILAENVRQEVIISIKESKYFAIQLDETTDVSSNSQLMVYVRYKGLRLIEEELLLCSPLYLRSRGIDIFNKVNEYFNGVNLKWEDCVAVSVDGAPAMLGHVNGFSALVREKNPKVEVNHCIIHRQALLVKHLKPALEAVMHDVIKIVNLIKGHALNTRLFCELGKDGEAEYTDLLYHTEVRWLSRGNVLNRVWALKTELEIFLVDQKHVLAEKFTNSTWVAHLAYSADMFEHVNVLNKELQGKNINIISAREKISAFGSKLLYWRQKAEQKKIATFSKLALFLEDCENITFEDIKDTVIRHLTKLKERFSDYFPDLDSHAVDSALAIYDLKEVAERNTSDAGELTSSVNNDNLLSRSPMTAP, from the exons ATGACATCAAATAGAAAACGAATATACCAGGAAGAGTTCCTTGATTATGGGTTTACTGAAATTGACGACAAAGGAATAATGAAACCACAGTGTGTTGTTTGTTTAAAAGTACTGACTGCAGAATCTTTCAAAAAGAGTCAATTGAAGAAGCACTTGGATAATTTGCACCCACATCTGAGTTCAAAACCGCGGGAATATTTTGCAAATTTGGAAATGTCTGTCAAAAGACAAAGACTGGACAGCAACTTGAGAGGTACATTCAATCAACGTTCAGCATCAAAGGCTAGCTTTGAAGTGGCCTGGTTGATTGCTCGGAACAAAAAACCGTATACTATTGGTGAAGAATTGGTTAAACCAGCAGCTTTGAAAATGGCAGAGATTATGTGTGGTCAGAATGAAGCCAAGAAACTAAATTCAGTGCCCTTGTCTGCGAGAGTTGTTAAAGGAAGAATTTCTATTTTAGCAGAAAATGTGAGGCAAGAAGTTATTATCTCAATAAAAGAGAGTAAATACTTTGCTATTCAGCTTGATGAGACTACAGATGTTAGTAGTAATTCGCAGCTGATGGTATATGTCCGCTACAAAGGTTTACGTCTCATTGAAGAGGAATTGTTGTTGTGTTCTCCTCTCTACTTGCGATCTCGTGGGATTGATATCTTCAATAAAGTTAATGAATACTTTAATGGCGTTAATTTAAAGTGGGAAGACTGCGTTGCTGTGTCTGTTGATGGAGCTCCAGCTATGTTGGGTCATGTTAATGGTTTTTCGGCTTTGGTGAGAGAGAAAAATCCAAAAGTTGAAGTAAACCACTGTATTATCCATCGCCAGGCACTGCTTGTGAAACATTTGAAACCTGCACTGGAAGCCGTCATGCATGATGTTATCAAGATTGTCAATCTTATCAAAGGACATGCACTAAACACGCGATTATTTTGTGAATTAGGTAAAGATGGTGAGGCTGAATATACAGACCTACTTTATCATACAGAAGTGAGGTGGCTCTCACGTGGAAATGTTCTGAACCGAGTGTGGGCTCTCAAAACTGAACTTGAAATTTTTTTGGTTGATCAAAAGCATGTTCTCGCAGAGAAGTTTACAAACTCCACGTGGGTTGCACATCTCGCATATTCAGCTGATATGTTTGAGCATGTTAATGTATTGAACAAAGAATTGCaaggaaaaaacataaatataatttcagccagagaaaagattTCTGCATTTGGATCAAAGCTTTTATATTGGAGACAGAAAGCTGAACAGAAAAAGATAGCTACCTTTTCAAAGTTAGCTTTGTTCTTGGAAGATTgtgaaaatattacttttgaagACATCAAGGATACAGTTATAAGGCATCTTACCAAACTCAAAGAGCGGTTCTCTGATTACTTTCCAGATCTTGATTCACATGCTGtag ATAGTGCCTTAGCAATCTATGATTTGAAAGAGGTTGCAGAGAGAAATACTTCGGATGCTGGAGAGTTAACATCGTCAGTGAACAATGATAATTTACTTTCCAGATCCCCCATGACTGCCCCTTGA